In Lotus japonicus ecotype B-129 chromosome 5, LjGifu_v1.2, one genomic interval encodes:
- the LOC130719726 gene encoding protein FAR1-RELATED SEQUENCE 5-like, with protein MNDSDILHMNNMSQAGVSTPHIHSTFPNQTGGFQKVRFSKENMYNVQGRQRRKKKKDEPKKSDAEFAISYIRGMGSKDPLLYCQHIANEDGNLDSLFWSDGISQLNYQIFGDVVAFDATYGKNRYKCPFVVFCGVNHHNKSTIFATALVSNEKIETYVWLLERFLEAMKGKAPLSIITDGDKAMKAAIKQVYPNAHHRLCAWHLLDNARKRVHIPAFMNPLRRCMFTEFDVSEFEDLWTATVAKFGLEENVWVQELYERRMMWSAAHMRGRFFAGFRTTSRCEALHSQIGKFVKKRYNLTEFVQHFHRCLNYLRYKEIESDFNSSYGEIVPKTKVRELEKSAAAPFTKGVFYKFRMVLERVGTMIVLGFEENMTCTNYIVTNYPAKDKTWHVSYHESTVQFTCSCYKMETHGLPYDHLVAVLLYMGFRELPKCLVLDRWTKSAKHGIRAAFSDDTLYWDSHNLCQYSSMVDHCHYMSPPNGVVGGVGSVRLGNPSPAVREDLTRASKMRARRPNRCSRCKVAGHNKKSCPQAMSGVRDGVGTSHAGSSTQHPANDFGSSDAVT; from the exons ATGAATGATTCAGATATTCTGCATATGAACAACATGTCACAGGCTGGTGTAAGTACTCCTCATATCCATAGCACATTTCCCAACCAAACTGGTGGATTTCAGAAAGTCAGATTTTCCAAAGAAAATATGTACAATGTTCAAGGTAGacaaaggagaaagaagaagaaggatgagCCGAAAAAAAGTGATGCGGAATTTGCAATAAGTTATATTCGGGGGATGGGAAGCAAAGATCCATTACTGTATTGTCAGCACATTGCGAATGAAGATGGAAATCTTGATAGCCTTTTTTGGAGTGATGGGATAAGTCAGCTAAACTATCAAATATTTGGTGATGTTGTCGCCTTTGATGCAACGTATGGTAAAAATCGGTACAAATGCCCCTTTGTTGTATTTTGTGGAGTTAACCATCACAACAAAAGCACAATTTTTGCTACTGCTTTGGTTTCCAATGAGAAGATAGAAACGTACGTGTGGTTACTTGAGAGGTTTTTGGAAGCTATGAAAGGAAAAGCACCATTGTCGATTATTACTGATGGGGACAAAGCAATGAAAGCTGCCATTAAGCAAGTGTATCCAAATGCCCACCATAGATTATGTGCATGGCACCTCCTTGATAATGCTAGAAAACGTGTGCATATACCTGCATTCATGAATCCGCTAAGGAGATGCATGTTTACAGAGTTTGATGTTTCTGAATTTGAAGATCTTTGGACTGCCACGGTTGCAAAGTTTGGGCTGGAAGAAAATGTTTGGGTTCAGGAATTATATGAAAGAAGGATGATGTGGTCTGCTGCACACATGAGGGGTCGGTTCTTTGCTGGATTTAGGACAACCTCGCGATGTGAGGCGTTGCATTCTCAGATTGGTAAGTTTGTGAAAAAGCGTTATAACCTAACTGAATTTGTACAACACTTTCATCGTTGTTTGAACTATCTGCGGTATAAGGAAATAGAGTCTGACTTTAACTCTTCCTATGGGGAGATTGTGCCGAAAACAAAAGTGAGAGAGTTAGAGAAGTCTGCTGCAGCACCATTtactaagggtgtcttttacaAATTCAGGATGGTACTTGAAAGGGTTGGAACAATGATCGTGTTAGgctttgaggaaaacatgacaTGCACAAATTACATAGTAACAAATTATCCTGCAAAGGACAAAACCTGGCATGTGTCATATCATGAATCGACTGTCCAATTTACTTGTTCATGTTATAAGATGGAGACCCATGGGCTTCCATATGACCATTTAGTCGCTGTGCTGCTGTATATGGGTTTCAGGGAATTGCCCAAGTGTCTTGTGCTTGATAGGTGGACCAAATCTGCAAAGCATGGAATTCGGGCTGCATTTAGCGATGACACGTTGTATTGGGATTCCCACAATTTGTGTCAGTACTCGTCCATGGTGGATCATTGTCACTATATGT CTCCTCCTAATGGTGTTGTTGGGGGTGTGGGTTCTGTCCGCTTGGGCAACCCTAGTCCAGCTGTTAGAGAGGATCTTACTCGTGCATCCAAGATGAGAGCCAGGCGCCCGAATAGATGCAGTCGATGTAAGGTGGCTGGACACAACAAAAAGTCATGTCCTCAGGCCATGAGCGGCGTTCGTGATGGTGTTGGCACTTCCCATGCAGGGTCATCTACTCAGCATCCTGCAAATGATTTTGGCAGTTCAGATGCTGTTACTTAG
- the LOC130719727 gene encoding uncharacterized protein LOC130719727, whose product MDLDHEQSSIEAIDASTADDDGTQYGSDYDGEDDYSNLSTGNEEFDHPNLNESPYTDSDSSDGSDHYYGYGDHMNSDAEQEVNAHVEDMHVPLPNAVGGMLKIDTLQDTLRIDLKKLVPLDLMNYEFLDSEVAYLFYHWYGRVNGFAVRKSRKIHNKEGLLIQRNFVCHREGFREDRGLTMEKRQRESRSDFRCGCPAKFRVHLDTSNGRWYAKLFTDEHNHVLEEDKMCGMIAAPGK is encoded by the exons ATGGATTTGGATCATGAacaatcttcaattgag GCCATTGATGCGAGTACAGCGGATGATGATGGCACACAATATGGGTCTGATTATGATGGAGAGGATGATTACTCAAATCTTTCGACTGGAAATGAAGAGTTTGACCATCCAAATTTAAATGAGTCACCATACACTGATTCAGATTCCTCAGATGGGTCAGACCATTACTATGGGTATGGAGATCACATGAACAGTGATGCTGAACAGGAAGTCAATGCCCATGTTGAGGACATGCATGTGCCATTGCCTAATGCTGTTGGAGGTATGCTGAAGATTGATACCCTCCAAGATACACTTCGCATAGATCTAAAAAAATTGGTACCACTTGACTTGATGAATTATGAATTTCTGGATAGTGAGGTGGCTTATCTTTTCTACCATTGGTATGGACGAGTAAATGGGTTTGCCGTGAGGAAAAGTAGAAAGATTCACAACAAGGAAGGGTTACTTATACAGCGCAACTTCGTTTGTCATAGGGAAGGCTTCCGTGAAGATAGGGGTTTGACTATGGAAAAGCGTCAACGTGAATCAAGGTCAGATTTCAGGTGTGGGTGTCCTGCAAAATTTCGGGTACATTTGGATACTTCAAATGGTCGGTGGTATGCAAAACTCTTTACTGATGAGCACAATCATGTGTTGGAAGAGGATAAAATGTGTGGCATGATAGCAGCTCCAGGAAAATGA